In Candidatus Campbellbacteria bacterium, one DNA window encodes the following:
- a CDS encoding phenylalanine--tRNA ligase subunit beta, translating to MRVLRSILEDYTEAPLPPTEDVAHALTMKSYEVEEIGAHEGLDFLEVDVLPNRASDSLSHFGIARETANALRIKHIVPSEIPTVEESSPGSLDIEIEEGTARRFVAVTISGLNKATTPKWLKSRLEALGERSINPIVDVTNYVMLLTGQPLHAYDACKLEEITGGKLKLTSRIAKEGETLISLEGEEINFSGGELIIAADDKVLGVAGIKGGKESGVNENTDKIVLEAACFNPVMIRKTSQAIKLKTNASKRFENEVPPELSLVGISEALRIFKELAPDIEVVALKDEYPDKPKERKIELDTSHAASLIGVEIPKETQIDILKMIGCEVSEEGNLIVTPPWYRLDLEQSVDLVEEIGRLYGYENVPEKELGQISQNIPSTPPAKEIIRDQLMDLGYSEIITRSFRKKGDVAVANPLDKEQPFLRKNLKSGIENALELNARNAELLELEIVRVFEIGTIFKKDKEIESLSLGASKTKNCRHKFKPDQELDRVISDLDTALGIKMSAHELTREVNQDSFVIEFDLDAILQKISDNLEWSYSEPPFKAYNEFSPYPYVLRDVAVWTPEGTTANEVREIIKSNASGLLGVITLFDTFEKDFESEKFTSYAFRLVFQSFQKTLSDEEVNEEMQQIYGALSSRNGFEIR from the coding sequence ATGCGTGTTTTAAGAAGTATTCTTGAAGATTATACAGAAGCGCCGCTACCGCCGACGGAGGATGTTGCGCACGCGCTTACGATGAAAAGTTATGAGGTAGAAGAAATTGGAGCTCATGAAGGACTTGATTTTTTGGAAGTAGATGTACTGCCCAACCGTGCATCTGACAGTTTGTCGCATTTTGGTATAGCGCGCGAGACAGCTAATGCCCTTCGCATAAAACACATCGTTCCATCTGAAATACCCACCGTCGAAGAATCTTCACCAGGATCACTAGACATTGAAATTGAAGAAGGCACTGCTAGAAGGTTCGTTGCGGTTACGATATCTGGCTTAAACAAAGCTACTACTCCGAAGTGGCTGAAAAGCCGCCTTGAGGCACTGGGAGAAAGATCGATCAACCCCATTGTCGATGTTACTAATTATGTGATGTTACTTACCGGTCAGCCGCTACATGCCTATGACGCGTGCAAGCTGGAAGAAATAACAGGAGGCAAACTCAAGCTCACCTCGCGAATCGCAAAAGAAGGCGAGACATTGATCAGCTTAGAAGGAGAGGAGATCAACTTTTCAGGCGGTGAATTGATAATAGCCGCTGATGATAAAGTCTTAGGTGTAGCTGGCATTAAAGGCGGAAAAGAAAGCGGTGTCAACGAGAATACAGACAAGATCGTCTTGGAAGCCGCCTGCTTCAACCCAGTAATGATCAGAAAAACTTCTCAGGCAATAAAACTCAAAACCAATGCCTCAAAGAGATTTGAAAATGAAGTTCCACCTGAGTTGTCCCTAGTGGGGATTAGCGAAGCACTCAGAATCTTCAAAGAATTGGCGCCTGACATTGAAGTAGTCGCTTTAAAAGATGAATATCCAGACAAACCAAAAGAGAGAAAGATCGAACTTGATACAAGTCACGCCGCAAGTCTGATCGGCGTAGAAATACCTAAAGAAACACAAATAGATATTTTGAAAATGATCGGCTGTGAAGTAAGTGAAGAAGGAAACCTGATAGTAACACCTCCGTGGTATAGGCTAGATCTTGAGCAATCTGTAGATCTTGTAGAAGAGATCGGTCGTTTGTATGGCTACGAGAACGTTCCTGAAAAGGAATTAGGTCAGATCTCTCAAAACATTCCATCAACTCCTCCGGCTAAAGAGATCATACGAGATCAGTTGATGGACCTAGGATATAGCGAAATTATTACCCGATCATTTAGAAAAAAGGGTGATGTTGCAGTGGCAAACCCTCTGGACAAGGAGCAACCATTTTTGAGAAAGAACCTCAAAAGTGGTATAGAAAACGCTCTTGAATTAAACGCGCGCAATGCCGAATTATTGGAACTAGAAATAGTACGTGTTTTTGAAATAGGCACCATTTTTAAAAAAGACAAAGAAATTGAATCGCTTTCGTTGGGAGCGAGCAAAACGAAGAATTGCCGACACAAATTCAAACCAGACCAAGAGCTAGATAGAGTCATATCAGATCTAGACACGGCGCTCGGTATAAAAATGTCCGCTCACGAGCTAACTCGTGAGGTCAACCAAGACTCTTTTGTTATAGAATTTGATCTAGACGCAATTCTTCAAAAAATATCAGACAACCTTGAGTGGAGTTATAGCGAACCACCGTTCAAAGCTTATAATGAATTTTCACCTTATCCATACGTACTGCGCGATGTGGCGGTCTGGACACCTGAAGGAACTACCGCAAATGAAGTAAGAGAAATTATTAAAAGTAATGCCAGTGGATTGCTCGGAGTGATAACTTTGTTTGATACATTTGAAAAGGATTTTGAAAGCGAGAAATTCACATCGTATGCATTTCGTCTAGTATTTCAGTCCTTTCAAAAAACCCTTTCAGACGAAGAAGTAAATGAAGAAATGCAACAAATATACGGCGCTCTTTCAAGCCGGAATGGATTTGAAATACGATAG